A genome region from Chengkuizengella sp. SCS-71B includes the following:
- a CDS encoding nitrous oxide reductase family maturation protein NosD yields MNTLIVPTEFPTIQEAVNSANPGDTIEVLVSGGPYAGTTVSTNDLFLKGIGNPVVEGSNNGFFLNGVSGVTIKGFTIQNSVHGINLSSSNNNTIEKNTVQNNSVSGISLLNSANNMIENNISQENSVDGINLSSSNNNILEKNTVQNNSVQGIWLSSSNNNTIEKNTFQNNSIHGITLASSNDNRIEKNTVQNNSVSGVTLASSNNNTIEKNIIENNDLNGITLMTSNDNWIEKNTVQNNDLNGINLLIGNNNTIEENTIQNNGSDGIGLERSDNNTLERNTVQNNVFDGIELERSDNNRLEKNTVQNNVFDGIELEGSDNNALEKNTVQNNVFDGIELEGSFNNTLERNTVQNNSVDGIELLGSFNNTLEKNTVQNNGFDGIEVEVSRDNTLEKNTVQNNGSDGIELEVSHDNTLEKNTVLNNGFDGIELEISHDNVLERNTVLNNGSDGIELEGSDNNTLERNTVSNNKVNGIDVTSTSEQNIVIKNTALDNDDIDLVVDPNTNTVANNVCNTSDPAGQCESGC; encoded by the coding sequence ATGAATACACTTATCGTTCCAACTGAGTTCCCTACGATTCAAGAAGCGGTTAACTCGGCCAATCCAGGTGATACCATCGAGGTTCTTGTATCAGGTGGACCCTACGCTGGCACAACTGTCTCAACGAATGACCTTTTCCTCAAAGGTATAGGTAATCCTGTTGTAGAAGGTTCTAATAATGGTTTTTTTCTTAACGGCGTTTCAGGTGTCACGATTAAGGGTTTTACTATCCAAAATAGTGTTCATGGCATAAATTTATCGTCTAGTAACAACAACACGATTGAAAAAAATACCGTTCAAAATAATAGTGTTAGTGGTATAAGTTTATTGAATAGTGCCAACAACATGATTGAAAATAATATATCTCAAGAAAATAGTGTCGATGGTATAAATTTATCGTCTAGTAACAACAATATACTTGAAAAAAATACCGTTCAAAATAATAGTGTTCAGGGTATATGGTTATCGTCTAGTAACAACAACACAATTGAGAAAAATACCTTTCAAAATAATAGTATTCATGGTATAACTTTAGCGTCTAGTAACGACAATAGGATTGAGAAAAATACTGTTCAAAATAATAGTGTTAGTGGAGTCACTTTAGCTTCTAGTAACAACAACACGATTGAAAAAAATATCATTGAAAATAATGATCTTAATGGTATAACTTTAATGACTAGTAACGACAACTGGATTGAAAAAAATACCGTTCAGAATAATGATCTTAATGGTATAAATTTATTGATTGGCAACAACAACACGATTGAAGAAAATACCATTCAAAATAATGGTTCTGATGGGATAGGGTTAGAACGTTCAGACAACAATACACTTGAAAGAAATACCGTTCAGAATAATGTTTTTGACGGGATAGAATTAGAACGTTCAGACAACAATAGGCTTGAAAAAAATACCGTTCAGAATAATGTTTTTGACGGAATAGAATTAGAAGGTTCAGACAACAATGCACTTGAAAAAAATACCGTTCAGAATAATGTTTTTGACGGGATAGAATTAGAAGGTTCATTCAACAATACGCTTGAAAGAAATACCGTTCAAAATAATAGTGTTGATGGTATAGAATTATTAGGTTCATTCAACAATACGCTTGAAAAAAATACTGTTCAAAATAATGGGTTTGACGGGATAGAGGTAGAAGTCTCTCGCGACAATACGCTTGAAAAAAATACCGTTCAAAATAATGGTTCTGACGGAATAGAGTTAGAAGTCTCCCACGACAATACGCTTGAAAAAAATACCGTTCTAAATAATGGGTTTGACGGGATAGAGTTAGAAATTTCTCACGACAATGTACTTGAAAGAAATACCGTTCTAAATAATGGTTCTGATGGTATAGAATTAGAAGGTTCTGACAATAACACGCTTGAAAGAAACACGGTTTCAAACAATAAGGTTAACGGCATTGACGTAACATCAACTAGTGAACAAAATATCGTGATTAAAAATACTGCCCTCGATAATGATGATATAGATCTTGTCGTTGATCCAAATACGAACACCGTTGCAAACAATGTATGTAATACAAGCGATCCCGCTGGACAGTGTGAGAGTGGCTGTTAA
- a CDS encoding RNA polymerase sigma factor has product MTIQSMKEIEEKNHNKHFRVSYALDDIKGVRKLLKDRFIISNRRYKGDTKASDILLDLNTAIELANLTKRQAQTFILVYGYRQFPQQQASEILGISQKQVSSHLQVALSKIAQVYKDWKYSEIVIKICSDHNSCEHGWEGDIIESNYG; this is encoded by the coding sequence ATGACAATACAATCAATGAAAGAGATAGAAGAAAAGAATCATAACAAACATTTTAGAGTCAGTTATGCGCTAGATGATATTAAAGGTGTCAGAAAATTATTAAAAGATCGATTCATTATTTCTAATCGACGGTATAAAGGAGATACAAAAGCAAGCGACATTTTACTAGATTTAAACACTGCGATTGAACTAGCAAATCTAACAAAAAGACAAGCTCAAACGTTCATATTAGTGTATGGATACAGACAATTTCCTCAACAACAAGCAAGTGAAATTCTTGGAATATCACAAAAGCAAGTAAGCTCTCATCTTCAAGTTGCACTTTCAAAGATCGCTCAAGTATATAAGGATTGGAAATATAGCGAGATAGTGATCAAGATATGTTCAGATCATAATTCATGTGAACATGGATGGGAGGGCGATATCATTGAAAGCAACTACGGATGA
- a CDS encoding ATP-binding protein, whose translation MQLKTKLSIIFSTTVILILLLNNTFNYFSTREILREEKEHEMVLLANRLATFLEFSENAFYINVPDYLLKMNYANNKSILEISGFAPNTNKEVPVFAQNNQSQSINDFIQLEKYDYHADTDVDFITQALDTGLTMSYISTLQEQKVMKIFTPIEMDKPYVIGIVFDYSDIQKVLNNQLCFTLLILMSAIGIIIFVSYILAGFIVDPLQKILLNLNDINNGKYGVQVEVNRKDELGLLSERVNLLSLNLKKFQQSEEMLVKSEKLSVVGQLAAGVAHEIRNPLTSLIGFLNLIKHGKEMNKEVLEVMTSELHRIELILSELLVLAKPQEITYKHKNIHNIFKDVLTLIEIQATQNNVKLQLDIEEKVPFIDCDENQLKQVFINLLKNAIEAMPSGGNIIIVVNMNEDNKVLISIQDDGCGMNEEEVCKLGEPFFTNKEEGTGLGFMLSEKMIHNHKGTIHIHSIKNVGTSVDIILPLTQDSNT comes from the coding sequence TTGCAGCTGAAAACAAAACTATCCATTATTTTTTCTACAACTGTTATTTTGATTCTGTTGTTAAATAATACGTTTAATTATTTCTCTACTCGAGAGATTTTACGTGAAGAAAAAGAGCATGAGATGGTATTGTTGGCTAATCGGTTAGCTACTTTTCTTGAATTTTCAGAAAACGCTTTCTATATTAATGTACCGGATTATTTGCTAAAGATGAATTATGCAAACAATAAAAGTATATTAGAAATTTCTGGATTTGCTCCGAATACAAATAAAGAAGTGCCTGTATTCGCTCAAAACAATCAATCTCAATCCATTAATGATTTTATACAATTAGAAAAGTATGATTATCATGCAGATACAGATGTGGATTTCATTACACAAGCACTAGATACAGGTCTAACTATGAGTTATATTTCAACTTTACAAGAGCAAAAAGTAATGAAAATATTCACCCCAATAGAGATGGATAAACCGTATGTTATTGGCATTGTATTTGATTATAGTGATATACAGAAAGTTTTAAATAACCAATTGTGTTTTACCCTCTTGATTTTAATGTCAGCCATTGGAATTATTATCTTCGTTAGTTATATTTTAGCTGGATTTATCGTAGACCCCCTGCAGAAAATTCTACTAAATTTAAATGACATTAATAACGGGAAGTATGGAGTTCAAGTAGAAGTAAATCGAAAAGATGAACTTGGTTTATTGAGTGAAAGAGTGAATCTATTATCTTTGAATTTAAAAAAGTTTCAGCAATCGGAAGAAATGTTAGTTAAATCGGAAAAGTTATCTGTTGTAGGTCAGTTAGCTGCTGGAGTGGCTCATGAAATTCGAAATCCTCTTACTTCCTTAATTGGATTTTTAAACTTAATTAAACATGGTAAGGAAATGAACAAGGAAGTTTTAGAGGTTATGACTTCAGAACTTCACAGGATCGAATTGATTTTAAGTGAGTTGTTAGTACTGGCTAAACCGCAAGAGATAACATATAAACATAAAAACATACATAACATATTTAAGGATGTACTGACGTTAATTGAAATACAAGCCACACAAAATAATGTGAAACTGCAATTGGACATAGAAGAAAAAGTTCCATTTATTGATTGTGATGAAAACCAATTGAAACAAGTGTTCATTAATTTATTAAAAAATGCGATTGAAGCCATGCCATCTGGAGGAAATATCATTATTGTAGTTAACATGAACGAAGATAACAAAGTATTGATTAGCATTCAGGATGATGGGTGTGGGATGAATGAGGAAGAAGTGTGTAAGTTAGGCGAACCTTTCTTTACTAATAAGGAAGAAGGAACAGGTTTAGGGTTTATGTTAAGTGAAAAGATGATACATAACCATAAAGGAACTATTCATATTCATAGTATTAAAAATGTAGGTACTAGTGTGGATATAATTTTACCTTTAACACAAGATTCGAATACATAA
- the tenI gene encoding thiazole tautomerase TenI, translating into MSQRELHVISNGKASLQRFADIAGQIHPYVTAFHIREKQKSAKELMLGISFLKDKGVPLSKIVINDRVDVAVISRVSGVHLACHSLDAELVKQTFPNLRVGCSVHSLEEALSIEEKYVDYVFYGHVYETASKPGLPGRGLNELDTLIQKLEIPVIAIGGIKPSNIQEVMTTGASGIAVMSGLLEAEDPLKEAITYRQLLK; encoded by the coding sequence ATGTCTCAACGTGAACTGCATGTGATTTCGAATGGGAAAGCTTCATTACAACGTTTTGCTGATATTGCGGGGCAGATACATCCCTATGTAACAGCTTTCCATATTCGAGAAAAGCAAAAAAGCGCAAAAGAGCTTATGTTAGGTATATCATTTTTAAAAGACAAAGGTGTCCCGCTTTCAAAAATCGTGATTAATGACCGAGTGGATGTAGCCGTAATAAGTCGTGTATCAGGGGTTCACCTAGCTTGTCATAGCCTGGATGCTGAATTAGTAAAACAAACCTTTCCGAATCTTAGAGTAGGATGTTCTGTACATTCTTTAGAAGAGGCATTGTCTATAGAGGAAAAATATGTGGATTATGTCTTTTACGGTCATGTATATGAGACTGCTTCAAAACCAGGATTGCCCGGAAGAGGTTTGAATGAACTAGATACCCTTATACAAAAGCTAGAAATTCCTGTTATAGCAATAGGCGGAATAAAACCTTCTAACATTCAAGAGGTTATGACTACAGGGGCTTCAGGTATTGCAGTCATGTCAGGGTTGTTGGAAGCGGAAGATCCTCTTAAGGAAGCAATAACATATCGACAACTACTAAAGTGA
- the thiO gene encoding glycine oxidase ThiO produces MVNHYDAIVVGGGVIGSSVAYSLAKRGLNVIILEKERLASQASQAAAGMLAAQAEMTEAGPLFELSRKSRNMFPSLADELKEQSGIDIILTNKGMFKIAVTEQQVNEYKQMISFQREAGEQVEWYTGDELRDKEPALSKLVLGGLYLPNDGHVSAPELSLAFAKSAAKLGVTIQEYTEVFSFILENGRVKGVKTEQGELQSENVIVTTGAWSRRLLRETGIESSDYPVKGECFSVIFQKPILESTIFSHGCYLVPKEGGRLIVGATMKENTFDRKVTVDGIASLLDKAKRLLPNIVHAEWEKTWAGIRPQTADSIPYLGEHPEWQGLFIATGHYRNGILLSPITGEIIADLVEKKPYNDVDLTPFCVHRPLL; encoded by the coding sequence ATGGTGAATCATTACGATGCAATTGTGGTAGGGGGAGGAGTCATTGGGAGCTCTGTTGCCTACAGCTTAGCAAAACGAGGTTTGAATGTCATCATTTTAGAAAAAGAAAGACTAGCGTCACAAGCATCACAAGCCGCAGCAGGTATGTTAGCTGCACAAGCTGAAATGACAGAAGCAGGACCTTTATTTGAACTCTCTAGAAAAAGCAGAAATATGTTCCCAAGTTTAGCTGATGAGCTCAAGGAGCAGAGTGGAATTGATATAATATTAACAAATAAAGGCATGTTTAAGATCGCAGTAACAGAGCAGCAAGTGAACGAGTACAAGCAAATGATTTCTTTTCAACGAGAAGCTGGGGAACAGGTAGAATGGTACACTGGAGATGAATTGCGTGATAAGGAGCCAGCTTTATCTAAATTAGTGTTAGGTGGTTTATATCTTCCAAACGATGGTCATGTGTCAGCACCAGAGTTATCTCTTGCATTTGCAAAATCAGCTGCAAAGCTTGGAGTAACGATACAAGAATATACCGAAGTATTTTCCTTTATATTAGAAAATGGTAGAGTCAAAGGTGTGAAAACAGAACAAGGAGAACTACAGAGTGAAAATGTGATTGTAACTACTGGAGCATGGAGCCGGCGATTGTTGCGAGAAACTGGAATTGAATCTTCTGATTATCCAGTAAAAGGGGAATGTTTTTCTGTCATATTTCAAAAACCTATACTTGAATCGACAATCTTTTCACATGGTTGTTACCTTGTCCCCAAAGAAGGTGGCAGACTCATTGTTGGTGCGACCATGAAGGAAAATACATTTGATCGAAAGGTTACGGTTGATGGCATTGCTAGTTTATTAGATAAAGCAAAAAGATTATTGCCAAACATCGTACACGCGGAATGGGAGAAAACATGGGCAGGGATTCGACCTCAAACAGCAGATAGTATACCTTACTTAGGTGAACACCCAGAATGGCAAGGACTATTTATAGCGACAGGTCATTATCGTAATGGTATTCTCCTTAGTCCTATCACTGGAGAAATTATCGCGGACCTAGTCGAAAAGAAACCATACAATGATGTGGATTTAACTCCGTTTTGTGTTCATCGTCCTTTATTATAA
- the thiS gene encoding sulfur carrier protein ThiS — protein sequence MKLHINGENVEVPGSIHSVTELLAYFQLQDKVVIVELNQDILEKENHAQTNISNGDRIEIVHFVGGG from the coding sequence TTGAAACTTCATATTAATGGAGAAAATGTTGAAGTGCCAGGCTCAATTCATTCCGTTACCGAGTTGTTAGCATATTTTCAACTGCAAGATAAAGTTGTGATTGTAGAATTAAATCAAGATATTTTGGAAAAAGAAAACCATGCACAAACTAATATTTCAAATGGTGATCGTATTGAAATTGTACATTTTGTAGGAGGCGGTTAA
- a CDS encoding thiazole synthase, protein MLNIGPYSFHSRLMLGTGKYPDFDIQKQAVDVSETEILTFSVRRMNIFEPSQPNFLERIEVEKFKLLPNTAGASTAEEAVRIAKLAKASGLCDMIKVEVIGDPKTLLPDPVETLKATEELLAEGFIVLPYTSDDVLLAKRLQDLGVHAIMPGASPIGSGQGIINPLNLSFIIEQATVPVIVDAGIGTPSDAAIAMEMGADGVLLNTAVSGSKDPVKMAQAMKLGIEAGRLGFEAGRIPKKRYATASSPTEGLSTV, encoded by the coding sequence TTGTTAAACATAGGACCTTATTCATTCCATTCTAGACTAATGTTAGGAACAGGGAAATATCCTGATTTTGATATTCAAAAACAAGCGGTAGACGTATCTGAAACTGAAATTTTAACGTTTTCTGTAAGAAGAATGAACATCTTTGAACCAAGTCAGCCCAATTTTTTAGAGAGAATTGAAGTAGAGAAATTCAAGCTTCTACCGAACACAGCAGGTGCATCCACTGCGGAAGAGGCTGTACGTATTGCAAAACTTGCTAAAGCGTCTGGTTTATGTGACATGATTAAAGTAGAAGTGATTGGTGATCCTAAAACATTATTACCTGATCCAGTGGAAACGCTAAAAGCAACAGAAGAGTTATTAGCTGAAGGTTTTATTGTTTTACCTTATACATCTGATGATGTGTTACTTGCAAAAAGATTACAAGACTTGGGAGTACATGCCATAATGCCAGGTGCATCACCGATTGGTTCAGGTCAAGGGATCATTAACCCATTGAATTTAAGTTTCATTATTGAGCAAGCAACAGTTCCAGTTATTGTAGATGCAGGGATTGGGACACCATCGGATGCAGCGATTGCGATGGAAATGGGAGCAGATGGGGTTCTATTAAACACAGCAGTATCTGGGTCAAAAGATCCAGTGAAGATGGCACAGGCAATGAAGTTAGGCATTGAAGCAGGCCGTTTAGGGTTCGAAGCGGGACGTATCCCGAAAAAACGATATGCAACAGCCAGTAGTCCAACGGAAGGGTTGAGTACCGTTTGA
- a CDS encoding thiazole biosynthesis adenylyltransferase ThiF, translated as MSDRYSRQTLFTPIGEKGQELISQKHVLLIGAGALGTGNAEALVRAGIGKLTIVDRDYVEWSNLQRQQLYREADATNRMPKAIAAEKRLKEINSEVNIVAHVMDVTTEEIEQLVEGVDLILDATDNFDTRLLVNDISQKHQIPWIYGACVGSYGLSYTIFPGKTPCLNCLLETVPLGGATCDTVGVISPAVQMVVAYQVTEALKVLVEDEEALRNKLVSFDLWKNQHTAINVNKAKKDSCKSCGSDPTYPYLSAGSHTKTAVLCGRNTVQIRPPEPKKLNLDQLAETLKKQGGEIDLNPFLLNFKIGEHRMVIFQDGRVLVHGTKDITEAKNLYHRYLG; from the coding sequence TTGAGTGATCGATATTCAAGACAAACCTTATTTACTCCCATTGGAGAAAAGGGACAGGAACTGATATCTCAAAAACATGTGTTGTTAATCGGAGCGGGTGCTTTAGGTACAGGTAATGCCGAAGCTTTAGTGAGAGCAGGTATTGGTAAACTTACCATTGTTGACCGTGATTACGTGGAGTGGAGCAACTTACAAAGACAGCAGTTATACCGCGAAGCGGATGCAACAAACCGAATGCCAAAAGCTATCGCTGCGGAAAAACGACTGAAAGAAATAAACTCCGAGGTGAACATCGTTGCTCATGTAATGGATGTGACAACAGAGGAAATCGAACAACTTGTAGAAGGTGTTGACCTCATCTTAGATGCTACAGATAATTTTGATACCCGTTTATTAGTGAACGATATTTCTCAAAAACACCAAATTCCTTGGATTTATGGAGCTTGTGTAGGCAGTTATGGCTTGTCCTATACAATATTTCCCGGGAAAACGCCTTGTCTGAATTGTTTGTTAGAGACAGTGCCCCTTGGTGGAGCAACCTGTGATACGGTAGGGGTCATTAGTCCTGCGGTTCAAATGGTAGTGGCTTATCAGGTGACAGAAGCGTTAAAAGTTTTAGTTGAGGATGAGGAAGCTTTAAGGAACAAACTTGTATCGTTTGATCTTTGGAAAAACCAGCATACAGCGATTAATGTAAACAAAGCGAAAAAGGACTCTTGTAAATCGTGTGGATCAGATCCGACTTATCCATACTTGTCTGCTGGAAGTCATACAAAAACAGCTGTTTTATGTGGTAGAAATACCGTGCAAATTCGTCCTCCAGAACCGAAAAAACTCAATTTAGATCAGTTAGCCGAAACGTTGAAAAAGCAAGGTGGGGAGATAGATTTAAATCCTTTTCTTTTAAACTTTAAGATAGGTGAACATCGAATGGTGATATTCCAGGATGGGCGTGTGCTTGTGCATGGGACGAAGGATATTACTGAGGCTAAGAATTTGTATCATCGGTATTTGGGATAA
- the thiD gene encoding bifunctional hydroxymethylpyrimidine kinase/phosphomethylpyrimidine kinase: MKPIKVLTIAGSDSGGGAGIQADLKTFQELEVFGMSAITAITAQNTLGVQGVYPSSLEAIANQIDSIGTDMGADAIKTGMLFNSEVIELVCEKIKQYEWDNVVVDPVMIAKGGASLLQEEAVKTMREKLIPLSKVITPNMPEAEALTGKKIHSLEDRKEVAKMLHDLGAVNVVIKGGHDTNSDEVIDLLFDGTEFTTYQSKRINTNNTHGTGCTFAAAVASELAKGSSIKEAVGNAKKFVNVSIENAMQIGSGHGPLNHAAHRTVGELSNG, encoded by the coding sequence ATGAAACCAATCAAAGTTTTAACCATAGCAGGTTCAGACAGTGGTGGTGGAGCAGGCATCCAAGCCGATTTAAAAACTTTTCAAGAGCTTGAGGTATTTGGCATGTCAGCCATTACTGCGATTACTGCTCAAAATACATTAGGAGTACAAGGTGTGTATCCTTCTTCACTTGAAGCGATAGCTAATCAAATTGATTCTATTGGAACGGACATGGGAGCCGATGCGATAAAAACAGGGATGTTGTTCAATAGTGAGGTGATTGAGCTTGTTTGCGAGAAAATCAAACAATATGAATGGGATAATGTTGTTGTTGACCCAGTGATGATTGCTAAAGGTGGAGCATCTCTTTTACAAGAAGAAGCAGTAAAAACAATGAGGGAGAAATTAATACCTTTAAGTAAAGTTATTACTCCTAATATGCCAGAAGCGGAAGCATTAACAGGAAAAAAGATTCATTCCTTAGAAGATCGAAAAGAAGTTGCAAAAATGCTGCATGATTTAGGTGCTGTGAATGTTGTGATTAAAGGTGGACATGATACAAATTCAGATGAAGTGATAGATCTTTTATTTGACGGAACAGAGTTTACAACTTATCAAAGTAAAAGGATTAATACAAATAATACACATGGAACAGGATGCACATTCGCTGCGGCAGTCGCTAGTGAATTAGCAAAAGGAAGTTCAATAAAAGAAGCTGTAGGAAACGCTAAGAAATTTGTAAATGTATCTATAGAAAATGCTATGCAAATTGGAAGTGGTCATGGGCCGTTAAACCATGCTGCGCATCGCACTGTAGGTGAATTGAGTAATGGCTAG
- the thiE gene encoding thiamine phosphate synthase, which yields MASSFQNISPESMKSHLKLYFVMGSVNCLKHPVEVLSEAIKGGITMFQYREKGNGALQGEEKLQLGKKLQSLCKQNDIPFIVNDDINLALELDADGIHIGQEDGDISKTRKLIGTKILGVSTHDLFEATEAVGLGANYIGVGPMYETTTKLDTNEVAGPDMIRQLRQNNIEIPIVGIGGINQNNIKSVIKAGADGVALISAISSLNHPREASSKLIETINDSYTNE from the coding sequence ATGGCTAGTAGCTTTCAAAATATTTCACCAGAATCAATGAAATCACATTTAAAACTATATTTTGTTATGGGTAGTGTGAATTGCTTAAAACATCCTGTAGAAGTTTTGTCCGAAGCCATAAAAGGTGGCATTACAATGTTTCAGTATCGTGAAAAAGGAAACGGTGCCTTACAGGGAGAGGAAAAGCTTCAATTAGGAAAAAAACTGCAATCTTTATGTAAACAAAATGATATTCCTTTTATCGTAAATGATGATATAAATCTTGCACTAGAATTAGATGCGGATGGGATACATATCGGTCAAGAGGATGGCGATATATCGAAGACTAGAAAATTAATAGGGACGAAAATATTAGGGGTTTCAACCCATGATTTATTTGAAGCAACAGAAGCAGTGGGTCTAGGCGCAAATTATATAGGGGTTGGTCCAATGTATGAAACAACAACAAAATTGGATACAAATGAAGTCGCAGGTCCGGACATGATTCGACAACTAAGACAAAACAATATAGAGATCCCCATTGTTGGCATAGGGGGAATCAATCAAAATAATATAAAATCCGTCATAAAAGCAGGGGCGGACGGAGTTGCTTTAATCTCTGCTATTAGCTCTTTAAACCACCCTAGAGAAGCATCGAGCAAATTAATCGAGACGATCAATGATTCTTACACTAATGAATGA
- a CDS encoding YveK family protein, with product MEESISLKEIYEIVKKKLWLILAITVIAILISAVVSLFILTPIYQSSTQILVNNAKSDNNAIDINDIRTNTELINTYSVIIKSPAILDIVIEELELERSSAALKKQINVKPENNSQVVSIVVEDEDPVLAVNIANTISNVFKTRIIELMNNNVDNVSILAEAKVSENPSPIKPNPTLNLAIAIIIGLMTGVGLAFLLEYLDNTVKTEQDIEKLLELPVLGSISQISEHEEKTSAFSQKNRPVGGVTIES from the coding sequence ATGGAAGAATCGATTAGCTTAAAGGAAATATATGAGATTGTTAAAAAAAAATTGTGGTTGATTTTAGCGATTACTGTGATAGCAATACTTATCAGTGCAGTAGTTAGTTTATTTATATTAACACCGATCTATCAGTCATCTACCCAGATTTTGGTGAACAATGCGAAGTCAGATAATAATGCAATTGATATTAACGATATTCGTACAAATACAGAATTAATTAATACATATAGTGTTATTATAAAAAGTCCAGCAATTTTAGATATTGTAATAGAAGAACTTGAATTAGAGCGATCGTCTGCGGCTTTAAAGAAACAAATTAATGTTAAACCTGAGAATAACTCACAAGTCGTCTCCATCGTAGTTGAAGATGAAGATCCAGTATTAGCAGTTAATATAGCAAATACGATTTCCAACGTATTTAAAACAAGAATTATAGAATTAATGAATAACAACGTAGACAATGTAAGTATATTAGCAGAAGCTAAAGTTTCTGAAAATCCATCACCGATAAAACCAAATCCAACTTTAAACTTAGCAATTGCGATTATCATTGGATTAATGACAGGTGTTGGGTTGGCATTTTTATTAGAGTATTTAGACAATACTGTGAAAACAGAACAGGATATCGAGAAGTTACTGGAGCTACCTGTATTAGGTTCTATTAGTCAAATTAGTGAACACGAAGAAAAAACATCTGCTTTTAGTCAGAAAAATCGACCAGTTGGGGGTGTCACGATTGAGTCGTAA
- a CDS encoding CpsD/CapB family tyrosine-protein kinase translates to MSRKKQKQTNQRSLVTLTNPKSPISEQYRTIRTNIQFAAVDQNIKSIVVTSSTPAEGKSTTTANLAIVFAQQGKRVLLVDADLRKPTMHYTFQLFNTFGLTNVLASQAAINGVMSETEIEHLSVITSGPIPPNPAEMLGSNAMRQFVEEAKKKFDIVLFDSPPVLAVTDAQILGDLCDGVILVVESGGTEVEAALKSKERLLQANTKILGTVLNQKKTSKKQDYYSYYGS, encoded by the coding sequence TTGAGTCGTAAAAAGCAAAAACAAACCAATCAACGTAGCTTAGTAACATTAACAAATCCTAAATCACCTATCTCAGAACAATATCGTACGATTCGCACAAATATTCAATTTGCTGCTGTAGATCAAAACATCAAATCGATAGTGGTGACTTCTTCAACTCCAGCAGAAGGAAAATCTACAACAACAGCCAATTTAGCGATTGTATTTGCTCAGCAAGGCAAACGTGTATTGTTAGTCGATGCAGATCTTCGTAAACCTACGATGCATTACACCTTTCAATTATTTAATACCTTTGGTTTGACTAATGTTTTAGCAAGCCAAGCTGCTATAAATGGGGTGATGAGTGAAACAGAAATTGAACATCTGTCTGTTATTACAAGCGGACCCATCCCTCCTAACCCTGCCGAAATGTTAGGGTCTAATGCAATGAGACAATTTGTAGAAGAAGCCAAAAAAAAATTTGACATTGTCCTGTTTGACAGTCCTCCTGTTTTAGCTGTCACAGACGCACAAATATTAGGTGATTTATGTGATGGTGTCATATTAGTTGTAGAAAGTGGAGGAACAGAAGTCGAGGCTGCATTGAAATCAAAAGAGCGATTATTACAAGCGAACACGAAAATATTAGGTACGGTATTAAACCAGAAGAAAACATCGAAAAAACAAGATTATTACTCATATTATGGAAGTTAA